One stretch of Haladaptatus sp. R4 DNA includes these proteins:
- a CDS encoding DHH family phosphoesterase, with the protein MSAGITISSMSSYAILGCGSVGYAVAEELVAQGKEVLIIDRDSDRVEALRDQDLNAQSGDIRDESAAKDVADRDVVLILSSDVAANKEAVSNLQDRGGERFTVVRASDPVSADELTEMGADVVINPSTVIANSALRSLEAGELEYKARQLSAVIEGTSSKLAILTHDNPDPDSIASAAALQTIAESLGVEADILYHGEIGHQENRAFVNLLGIELIQRDEVNVNSYDTFALVDHMRATQPELDHPVDILIDHYEPESEYEAGFSDVRPNVSSTSTIMTKYVQEFDINLSEEVATALLYGIRAETLDFKRDTTPADLTAAAYLYPFANHDTLEQVESPSMSPETLDVLAEAITNREVQGSHLVSNAGFIRDRDALTQAAQHLLNLEGITTSAVFGIADDTIYLAARSKDIRMNIGNVLQDAFDTIGEAAGHSTQASAEIPLGIFTGIETNEDNRDTLLSLTEEAVKKKLFDAMGVDGESNGN; encoded by the coding sequence ATGAGCGCCGGGATAACTATCTCCTCGATGTCTTCGTACGCCATTTTGGGTTGTGGGAGCGTCGGCTACGCCGTCGCCGAGGAACTTGTTGCACAGGGGAAAGAAGTTCTCATCATTGACCGGGACAGCGATCGCGTCGAGGCGCTCCGCGACCAGGATTTGAACGCGCAGAGCGGGGACATCCGCGACGAATCGGCCGCGAAAGACGTTGCCGACCGCGACGTCGTCCTCATCCTCTCGTCCGATGTCGCGGCCAACAAGGAAGCCGTCTCGAACCTGCAGGATCGAGGTGGCGAACGGTTCACCGTGGTTCGCGCGAGCGATCCGGTGTCGGCCGACGAACTCACCGAGATGGGCGCGGACGTGGTGATCAACCCGTCGACCGTTATCGCCAACTCCGCGCTTCGGTCGCTCGAAGCGGGCGAGTTGGAGTACAAGGCACGGCAGTTGTCCGCCGTCATCGAGGGCACGTCGAGCAAACTCGCGATTCTCACGCACGACAATCCTGATCCGGATTCCATCGCCAGCGCGGCCGCACTCCAGACGATTGCCGAAAGCCTCGGCGTCGAAGCGGACATCCTCTATCATGGTGAGATCGGACACCAGGAGAACCGGGCGTTCGTCAACCTGCTCGGTATCGAACTGATCCAGCGTGACGAAGTGAACGTGAACTCCTACGACACGTTCGCCCTCGTCGATCACATGCGGGCGACACAACCCGAACTCGACCATCCGGTCGATATCCTCATCGACCACTACGAACCCGAATCGGAGTACGAAGCGGGGTTCTCGGACGTGCGGCCGAACGTCAGTTCGACCTCGACCATCATGACGAAGTACGTTCAGGAGTTCGATATCAACCTGAGCGAGGAGGTCGCGACGGCGCTCCTGTACGGTATCCGTGCCGAGACGCTCGACTTCAAGCGCGACACGACGCCCGCCGACCTCACCGCGGCGGCCTACCTCTACCCGTTCGCCAACCACGACACGCTCGAACAGGTCGAATCGCCGTCGATGTCGCCAGAGACGCTGGACGTGCTCGCCGAGGCCATCACGAACCGGGAGGTGCAGGGCAGTCATCTCGTCAGCAACGCGGGCTTCATCCGAGACCGCGACGCGCTCACGCAGGCCGCCCAACACCTGCTCAACCTCGAAGGCATCACAACCTCGGCCGTCTTCGGCATCGCCGACGACACCATCTACCTCGCCGCCCGGTCGAAGGACATCCGGATGAACATCGGCAACGTGCTACAGGACGCCTTCGACACCATCGGCGAAGCGGCGGGCCACTCGACGCAGGCCAGCGCGGAGATTCCGCTCGGCATCTTCACCGGCATCGAGACCAACGAGGACAACCGCGATACCCTGCTCTCGCTCACTGAAGAAGCAGTCAAGAAGAAACTGTTCGACGCGATGGGCGTCGATGGAGAATCGAACGGGAACTAA
- a CDS encoding PRC-barrel domain-containing protein, translated as MDGSPAEITTLVGREVYSNNGVFVGEVDDVRLDLNETAVTGLALGGINDELFGDRITPGRGIIVPYRWVRAVGDVILINDVVERLKEPEEGEREEAVV; from the coding sequence ATGGACGGAAGCCCAGCGGAAATTACGACGCTCGTCGGCCGGGAGGTTTACTCCAACAACGGAGTCTTCGTCGGAGAAGTGGACGACGTTCGTCTCGATTTGAACGAAACGGCAGTAACAGGTCTCGCACTCGGTGGTATCAACGACGAACTGTTCGGCGACCGCATCACGCCGGGACGCGGCATCATCGTGCCGTACCGGTGGGTGCGCGCGGTCGGCGACGTCATCCTCATCAACGATGTCGTGGAACGGTTGAAGGAACCGGAAGAGGGAGAAAGAGAAGAAGCGGTCGTCTAA
- a CDS encoding succinylglutamate desuccinylase/aspartoacylase family protein has product MEGTAEETTVYEIDSGNPGPTVMLTGGIHGSEANGYRSAEVIMNWDIDAGRMVVIPRCNKWGIERDSRTYDNHNKRNIDLNRQFPPGRTPTTPLARAIWNVAVSEDIDFLIDMHSSHGIYRQGDGVGQGIFSTAAGNATAYRKRLVSYMNENVITDSTFAYSGATSPDGSRPMLKHKVGADLNTPGMIIESTYEYDRSIATQVQNTTAVVREFFREYGLITRSHNAAADNALLYHDDAAVVDASVDDNGKRSGLSFTVTNDADSSMWIQDVRIEPANDDIDGLSDHSYDEGKWVSELFIDADVRNGVTDLNGGTSLPTIIDLDTDGFSDSASIEAVLSSGSSATVHLYQFESDGSPVDMAGESVDFTVSYGLDSGAVGSSSFTGRSASSGSGTPSQDSSVPSHGSNTSSRDSSAPSQRGYLAYNKDAGAVDTPADDNEERSGITFSLTNKSGSNTTIRSIGIEPANDDIDRLSDHSYSEGKWVSELAIDADVRNGVTDINGGTSLPTTIDLGSDGFSDSASTEAVLSSGSTATAHCYQFESNGTPVDMAGEAVEFTVDYELGDGTSKTLSFTAENDSSGSLTPSHPLGYDGTVTAIDTPEDDNGERSGLSFEVTNDASSNLIIERLRITPSDGDIDELRDHSYSEGKWVSELAIDADVQNGVTDINGGMSLPGSIDLDTDGFSNSASVEAVLSSDSSATINLYQFRASGPRWTWLAKRSKSASNTR; this is encoded by the coding sequence ACAAGTGGGGAATCGAGCGGGACTCGCGGACGTACGACAACCACAATAAACGCAACATCGACCTCAATCGACAGTTCCCACCCGGAAGGACGCCAACGACGCCACTCGCCCGAGCGATTTGGAACGTGGCGGTGTCGGAGGACATCGACTTCCTCATCGACATGCACAGTTCCCACGGCATCTACAGGCAGGGCGACGGCGTCGGGCAGGGCATCTTCTCCACGGCGGCGGGGAACGCGACTGCCTACCGTAAACGCCTCGTCTCGTACATGAACGAGAACGTCATCACCGATTCGACGTTCGCGTACAGCGGGGCGACGAGTCCGGACGGTTCGCGGCCGATGCTCAAACACAAGGTCGGCGCGGATCTGAACACGCCCGGGATGATCATCGAATCGACGTACGAGTACGACCGTTCGATCGCCACACAGGTCCAGAACACCACCGCCGTTGTCCGTGAATTCTTCCGGGAGTACGGCCTCATCACGCGGTCGCACAACGCGGCCGCGGACAACGCGCTCCTGTACCACGACGACGCCGCCGTCGTCGATGCGTCGGTGGACGACAACGGGAAACGGTCCGGACTCTCGTTCACGGTCACGAACGACGCCGACTCGTCCATGTGGATTCAGGACGTGCGAATCGAACCGGCGAACGACGATATCGACGGACTCAGCGACCACTCCTACGACGAGGGCAAGTGGGTCAGCGAACTGTTCATCGACGCCGACGTTCGGAACGGCGTCACCGACCTCAACGGTGGCACGTCGCTACCGACGATCATCGATCTCGATACCGATGGCTTCAGCGACAGCGCCTCGATCGAGGCGGTCCTCTCATCGGGTTCCTCCGCGACCGTCCACCTCTATCAGTTCGAATCGGACGGCTCCCCGGTCGATATGGCGGGCGAATCGGTGGACTTCACCGTGAGCTACGGACTCGACAGCGGAGCGGTGGGGTCGTCTTCGTTCACGGGGAGGAGCGCCTCGTCTGGTTCGGGCACCCCTTCACAGGATTCGAGCGTTCCGTCGCACGGTTCGAACACGTCCTCGCGGGATTCGAGCGCTCCTTCGCAGCGTGGTTATCTCGCCTACAACAAGGACGCCGGAGCGGTCGATACCCCTGCTGACGACAACGAGGAACGGTCGGGAATCACGTTTAGCCTCACGAACAAATCCGGGTCGAACACGACGATTCGGAGCATCGGTATCGAACCGGCGAACGACGACATCGACAGACTCAGCGACCACTCCTACAGCGAGGGTAAGTGGGTCAGCGAACTCGCCATCGACGCCGACGTGCGGAACGGCGTCACCGACATCAACGGTGGGACATCGCTACCGACGACCATCGACCTCGGCTCGGACGGGTTCAGCGACAGTGCCTCGACCGAGGCGGTCCTCTCGTCCGGATCCACCGCAACCGCCCACTGCTACCAGTTCGAATCGAACGGCACCCCCGTCGATATGGCGGGTGAAGCGGTCGAATTCACGGTGGACTACGAACTCGGCGACGGGACGAGCAAAACCCTCTCGTTCACGGCCGAAAACGACTCGTCCGGTTCGCTGACCCCGTCACACCCCCTCGGCTACGACGGAACCGTCACCGCTATCGATACCCCCGAAGACGACAACGGCGAGCGCTCGGGACTCTCGTTCGAGGTCACGAACGACGCATCGTCGAACCTGATCATCGAACGCCTGCGCATCACGCCGTCTGACGGCGACATCGACGAACTGCGTGACCACTCCTACAGCGAGGGCAAGTGGGTCAGCGAACTCGCCATCGACGCCGACGTGCAGAACGGCGTCACCGACATCAACGGCGGAATGTCACTTCCCGGTTCCATCGACCTCGATACCGATGGCTTCAGCAACAGTGCATCGGTCGAGGCGGTCCTCTCGTCCGACTCGTCCGCGACCATCAACCTCTACCAGTTCCGCGCGAGCGGTCCCCGGTGGACATGGCTGGCAAAACGGTCGAAGTCGGCGTCGAATACTCGGTGA
- a CDS encoding pyridoxal phosphate-dependent aminotransferase, giving the protein MFPDIDYLDWITGRPEAATHDLGSSDLRRAVPEPDGIVPPKLADLPSPPDDLDLETIIADAYDVGTENVLVTAGATHANFVAMAAALGGKGDGAGETDGGDDRPPRALIEKPGYEPLVATPEGLGATVDRFRRPAEDDYGLDPGRVEAAMSDGTRCIVVTNRHNPSGSRASRETMAEASRAAADNDAILLVDEVYAPFCADEASVFGGPTAAMLPNTVITNSMTKYLGFGPIRVGWLVADADFVSRAQSVMFHVPAISAPGMALTRRALYAETELAEGSRDRIEENRELLAEFVEERDDISGAVPSGCTYGFFSHESADGDEVSEAAWEEGILVVPGRFFDDGDSFRLSLGLDNETVRAGLDAFGDVLDDIGE; this is encoded by the coding sequence ATGTTCCCGGATATCGACTATCTCGACTGGATCACCGGTCGCCCCGAAGCCGCCACGCACGACCTCGGGTCGAGCGACCTGCGGCGCGCGGTGCCGGAACCGGACGGCATCGTGCCGCCGAAACTCGCCGACTTGCCGTCGCCGCCGGACGACCTCGACCTCGAAACCATCATCGCCGACGCCTACGACGTCGGGACGGAGAACGTCCTCGTCACGGCCGGTGCCACGCACGCGAACTTCGTCGCCATGGCCGCCGCACTCGGCGGGAAAGGGGACGGAGCGGGCGAAACGGACGGTGGCGACGACCGTCCACCGCGCGCACTGATCGAGAAACCGGGCTACGAACCGCTGGTGGCGACGCCGGAGGGACTCGGTGCGACGGTGGACCGCTTCCGCAGACCGGCCGAGGACGACTACGGACTCGACCCCGGGCGAGTCGAAGCGGCGATGAGCGACGGAACGCGCTGTATCGTCGTCACGAACCGCCACAACCCGAGCGGGAGTCGGGCGAGTCGAGAGACGATGGCGGAAGCGAGTCGCGCCGCCGCGGACAACGACGCCATCCTGCTCGTGGACGAGGTGTACGCGCCGTTCTGTGCCGACGAGGCCAGCGTCTTCGGCGGCCCGACCGCCGCCATGCTCCCGAACACGGTCATCACGAACTCGATGACCAAGTACCTCGGATTCGGCCCGATTCGCGTCGGGTGGCTCGTCGCGGACGCCGACTTCGTCTCGCGCGCCCAATCGGTCATGTTCCACGTCCCGGCGATATCGGCACCCGGTATGGCGCTTACCCGCCGCGCGCTGTACGCCGAGACGGAACTCGCCGAGGGATCGCGCGACCGAATCGAGGAGAATCGGGAACTGCTCGCGGAGTTCGTCGAGGAGCGCGACGACATCTCCGGGGCCGTCCCGTCCGGGTGTACCTACGGCTTTTTCTCCCACGAATCGGCCGACGGGGACGAGGTATCGGAAGCCGCGTGGGAGGAGGGAATTCTCGTCGTTCCCGGGCGGTTCTTCGACGACGGCGACAGCTTCCGATTGAGTTTGGGACTGGACAACGAGACAGTCCGGGCGGGATTGGACGCGTTCGGCGACGTGTTGGACGATATCGGGGAGTGA